One window of Leishmania panamensis strain MHOM/PA/94/PSC-1 chromosome 1 sequence genomic DNA carries:
- a CDS encoding hypothetical protein (TriTrypDB/GeneDB-style sysID: LpmP.01.0750): MWEDAPLIGAVPVLPCRMSAETTTTSTGTARHGSRRRAPTYYYQSPSAVVDGDVRFGEGCVVLPHARICVSRGYRLHVGPFCLFEDFAELVCDGAATTTTDQPRAGDAPAPSAASDHGHAASPLAKAVVTLHIGSHNHLHSYARVHCTVAAATPSPPPLAWQLIGRGNVFHAFAAAVLMALPHPSSSRSTPSAPQLQRFLGDYNVVTTHSAVSLPQGGTSTRDASAPAPLAEPDERGGRLKRLDEHKDAERPLAPADPTEGTAAAAMLQRSVASSALSPSLAALPVESLPGGASVGNRLFRSEEDDAKLSGAHVRTQLPPAASLSTPLSPAVSSNAASSAFQHVIFFSSELRTDGAAGSSSTATSAFGVPRFGARSAAELPVVVQRIAEEANAGPSTTAEVARTAALSVKPQPISSDSPSPGSIGAAPPTAAMLGPYISDVHSDLRSHEEACIVSEVELKCRHYIHQLLDGHGLQPVAARLDGV; encoded by the coding sequence ATGTGGGAGGACGCGCCCCTCATTGGCGCTGTGCCCGTCTTGCCTTGCAGAATGTCGGCGGAAACGACGACGACCTCGACCGGCACGGCACGGCACGGCTCCCGACGCCGGGCACCGACTTACTACTACCAAAGCCCCTCCGCCGTCGTGGACGGTGACGTGCGGTTTGGCGAGGGCtgcgtggtgctgccgcacgcGCGGATCTGTGTCTCACGCGGCTACCGACTACATGTCGGGCCGTTCTGCCTCTTCGAAGACTTCGCCGAACTCgtctgcgacggcgccgctaccaccaccaccgatcAGCCGCGCGCAGGGGACGCTCCTGCTCCCTCCGCCGCATCTGATCACGGGCACGCGGCCTCGCCATTGGCGAAGGCGGTAGTGACATTGCACATTGGAAGCCACAACCACCTTCACTCCTACGCTCGTGTGCACTGCACTGTCGCGGCCGCCAccccgtcgccgccgccgctggcgtggCAGTTGATCGGCAGGGGCAACGTCTTTCACGCCttcgcagctgcggtgctgatggcgctgccgcaccccTCCTCGAGCCGCTCTACGCCATCAGCCCCGCAGCTGCAACGCTTCTTAGGGGACTACAACGTCGTCACGACGCATAGCgccgtgtcgctgccgcaggggGGCACCAGCACCAGAGACGCCTCAGCCCCTGCACCGCTGGCTGAGCCCGACGAGCGTGGTGGGCGGCTGAAGCGGTTAGACGAGCACAAAGACGCGGAACGACCCCTCGCACCGGCCGATCCTACTGAaggcacagcggcggcagccatgCTGCAGCGAAgcgtcgcctccagcgcacTGTCACCATCATTAGCGGCACTGCCGGTGGAGTCGCTGCCTGGAGGCGCGTCAGTCGGCAACCGACTCTTTcggagcgaggaggacgatgcTAAGCTCAGCGGTGCGCATGTACGGACGCAACTGCCGCCAGCTGCATCCTTGTCGACTCCTCTGTCGCCTGCGGTGTCGAGCAATGCGGCCTCAAGCGCGTTCCAGCACGtcatcttcttctccagtGAATTGCGCActgacggagctgcagggTCCTCGTCCACGGCGACGAGCGCCTTCGGTGTGCCCCGCTTTGGCgctcgcagcgctgcggagctgccgGTGGTGGTTCAGCGCATCGCCGAAGAGGCGAACGCGGGCCCATCGACgacagcagaggtggcgagAACGGCAGCACTATCAGTAAAACCACAGCCGATCAGCTCGGACTCGCCGTCCCCAGGAAGCATAGGAGCTGCACCACCAacagcggcgatgctggGGCCCTACATCTCCGACGTACACTCGGATCTGCGCTCGCACGAAGAGGCGTGCATCGTCAGCGAGGTGGAGCTTAAGTGTCGCCATTATATCCATCAGCTCCTTGACGGTCACGGGCTACAGCCAGTCGCGGCGCGGCTCGACGGCGTCTAa